From Triticum aestivum cultivar Chinese Spring chromosome 4A, IWGSC CS RefSeq v2.1, whole genome shotgun sequence, a single genomic window includes:
- the LOC123088231 gene encoding GDSL esterase/lipase At5g45910 has product MGSGGRLVLASFVTLALAILLPSAEAASLHGGGPFDSIFTFGDSFTDTGNNPIVFGWYNIFDVVMRPPYGMTSFGGLPTGRNCNGRLIIDFIAQGLGLPLVPPYLSHKGSFQQGANFAVGGATALNSSFFHIGDPPGASLFPLNTSLEVQLGWFEELKPSLCQTDQECKDFFGRSLFFVGEFGINDYHYSFGKKSMQEIRAFVPDLIQTISMGAERVIEHGAKTLVVPGMIPSGCAPPILVTFEDADASEYDATTGCLKEPNEIVKLHNSMLRDAIQKLRAEHPDVTIIHTDLFNHVMEMVKSPEKFGIKKDDVLRVCCGGCGRYHYNLSVACGDEAATTCEDPSTHLFWGGVHLTEAAYHYIAEDWLNAIVSSLPTTASS; this is encoded by the exons ATGGGTAGTGGTGGAAGGTTGGTGTTGGCTTCCTTCGTGACGTTGGCGCTCGCCATCTTGCTCCCATCAGCCGAGGCGGCCTCCCTCCACGGTGGCGGGCCGTTCGATTCCATCTTCACCTTTGGCGACTCCTTCACGGACACAGGCAACAACCCCATCGTCTTCGGCTGGTACAACATCTTTGACGTCGTGATGCGCCCTCCCTATGGCATGACCTCCTTCGGTGGCCTCCCCACTGGCCGCAACTGCAACGGCCGCCTCATCATTGACTTCATCG CTCAAGGCCTAGGCTTGCCTCTCGTGCCACCATACCTGTCGCACAAGGGGAGCTTCCAGCAGGGCGCCAACTTTGCCGTTGGTGGCGCCACCGCTCTCAACTCCAGCTTCTTCCACATCGGTGACCCTCCCGGCGCCAGCCTGTTCCCCCTCAACACCAGCCTCGAAGTGCAGCTTGGCTGGTTCGAGGAGCTCAAGCCTTCCTTGTGCCAAACGGACCAAG AGTGCAAGGATTTCTTTGGCAGGTCGCTGTTCTTCGTGGGTGAGTTTGGGATCAACGACTACCACTACTCCTTCGGGAAGAAGAGCATGCAAGAAATCAGAGCATTCGTGCCAGATCTCATCCAGACCATCTCCATGGGTGCCGAG AGAGTGATTGAGCATGGGGCGAAAACTCTGGTCGTCCCTGGGATGATCCCATCCGGATGCGCGCCGCCGATCCTGGTCACCTTCGAGGATGCCGATGCTTCGGAATACGATGCCACCACCGGCTGTCTCAAGGAACCCAACGAGATCGTGAAGCTCCACAACTCTATGCTGCGAGACGCCATCCAGAAGCTGCGTGCGGAGCACCCcgatgtgaccatcatccacacCGACCTGTTCAACCACGTTATGGAGATGGTCAAGTCGCCTGAAAAATTCG GGATTAAAAAAGATGATGTTCTTAGAGTTTGCTGTGGAGGATGTGGGAGGTACCACTACAACCTCTCGGTCGCTTGTGGCGATGAAGCCGCGACAACGTGCGAGGATCCGTCCACTCATCTATTCTGGGGCGGTGTCCACCTGACGGAGGCAGCTTACCACTACATTGCTGAAGATTGGCTCAACGCCATAGTAAGCAGCCTGCCTACAACAGCTAGCTCTTAA
- the LOC123088232 gene encoding pentatricopeptide repeat-containing protein At1g11290, chloroplastic: MLCSASSPTPPAGGHAAADHHARLRSAAARSDLPGALAAFAAMSSSASASPVLRTFTSLLKLCAARADLATGRAVHAQLAARGLSAESLAATALANMYAKCRRPGDARRVFDRMPVRDRVAWNALVAGYARNGLAGAAMEMFVRMQEEDGERPDSVTLVSVLPACADAQALGACREVHGFAVRASFDELVNVSTAILDVYCKCGAVEVARSVFDRMPDKNSVSWNAMIKGYAENGDATEALMLFKRMVGEGVDVTDVSVLAALHACGELGYLDEGRRVHELLMRIGLESNVSVMNALITMYSKCKRTDLAGQVFDEVRYKTRISWNAMILGCTQNGRSEDAVRLFSRMQLKNVKPDSFTLVSVIPALADISDPLQARWIHGYSIRMHLDQDVYVLTALIDMYAKCGRVSIARSLFNSAREKHVITWNAMIHGYGSHGFGKVAVDLFEEMKSSGRVPNETTFLSVLSACSHAGLVDEGRKYFSSMKDGYGLEPGMEHYGTMVDLLGRAGKLDEAWSFIQKMPMDPGISVYGALLGACKLHKNVELAEESAQRIFELGPDEGVYHVLLANIYANASMLKDVARVRTAMEKKGLQKTPGWSIVQLKNEIHTFYSGSTNHQQAKDIYARLAKLIEEIKAVGYVPDTDSIHDVEDDVKAQLLNTHSEKLAIAYGLIRTTPGTTIQIKKNLRVCNDCHNATKLISLVTGREIIMRDIQRFHHFKDGKCSCGDYW; encoded by the coding sequence ATGCTGTGCTCGGCCTCGTCGCCGACTCCTCCCGCCGGCGGGCATGCCGCCGCCGACCACCACGCGCGCCTAAGGTCAGCGGCCGCGCGCTCCGACCTGCCGGGCGCGCTCGCAGCCTTCGCCGCCATGTCCTCCTCCGCGTCCGCCAGCCCCGTCCTCCGCACCTTCACCTCCCTCCTCAAGCTCTGCGCGGCGCGCGCCGACCTCGCGACCGGCCGCGCCGTCCACGCGCAGCTCGCCGCGCGGGGGCTCTCCGCGGAGTCCCTCGCCGCCACGGCGCTGGCCAACATGTACGCCAAGTGCCGCCGGCCGGGCGACGCGCGCAGGGTGTTCGACCGTATGCCCGTGCGCGACCGCGTCGCCTGGAACGCGCTCGTGGCCGGGTACGCGCGGAACGGGCTCGCCGGGGCCGCCATGGAGATGTTCGTCCGGAtgcaggaggaggacggggagCGGCCCGACTCCGTCACGCTGGTGTCTGTGCTGCCCGCTTGCGCCGACGCCCAGGCGCTCGGGGCCTGCCGTGAGGTGCACGGGTTTGCGGTCCGTGCTAGCTTCGACGAGCTCGTCAATGTCTCCACTGCGATCCTTGATGTGTACTGCAAGTGCGGGGCGGTTGAGGTTGCCAGGTCTGTCTTCGATCGGATGCCGGACAAGAACTCTGTTTCTTGGAATGCCATGATCAAGGGGTATGCTGAGAATGGGGATGCCACTGAGGCTCTCATGCTGTTCAAGAGGATGGTGGGGGAGGGTGTTGATGTGACGGACGTATCTGTGCTGGCAGCATTGCACGCCTGCGGTGAGCTTGGGTATCTTGATGAGGGGAGACGTGTCCATGAGCTACTCATGAGAATTGGGCTGGAGTCAAATGTGTCGGTGATGAATGCGCTGATCACCATGTACTCCAAATGCAAGAGGACCGACCTCGCTGGCCAGGTTTTCGATGAGGTGCGCTACAAGACACGGATCTCCTGGAACGCCATGATCCTCGGGTGCACACAGAATGGAAGGTCAGAAGATGCAGTGAGGCTCTTCTCTAGGATGCAGCTGAAAAATGTGAAGCCTGATTCGTTCACTCTCGTCAGTGTCATTCCTGCACTTGCAGACATCTCAGATCCACTGCAGGCAAGATGGATCCATGGATACTCTATCAGGATGCACCTAGATCAGGATGTGTATGTTCTGACAGCCCTTATTGACATGTATGCAAAATGCGGCCGTGTCAGTATAGCTAGAAGTCTCTTCAACTCAGCAAGGGAGAAGCATGTTATCACATGGAATGCGATGATCCATGGGTACGGCTCACATGGTTTTGGCAAGGTTGCAGTTGACCTGTTTGAAGAGATGAAAAGTTCTGGCAGAGTGCCCAACGAGACAACATTCCTTTCGGTCCTCTCGGCATGCAGTCATGCTGGTTTGGTTGATGAAGGGCGGAAATATTTTTCGAGCATGAAGGACGGCTATGGGCTTGAACCTGGGATGGAGCACTATGGTACCATGGTGGATCTTCTTGGCCGAGCTGGGAAGCTAGATGAAGCATGGTCTTTTATCCAAAAGATGCCTATGGACCCTGGCATTAGTGTTTATGGTGCATTGTTAGGCGCTTGCAAGTTGCACAAGAATGTGGAATTGGCAGAAGAATCAGCGCAGAGGATCTTTGAGCTagggccagatgaaggtgtgtatcATGTCCTCCTAGCTAACATTTATGCAAATGCCTCAATGTTGAAGGATGTTGCAAGGGTTAGAACTGCTATGGAGAAGAAAGGCCTCCAAAAGACTCCTGGATGGAGTATTGTGCAGCTCAAGAATGAGATTCATACCTTCTATTCTGGAAGCACAAATCACCAGCAGGCAAAGGACATTTATGCAAGGTTGGCTAAGCTAATAGAAGAGATCAAAGCTGTGGGGTATGTGCCGGACACTGATTCGATACATGATGTAGAAGATGATGTCAAGGCACAGTTACTCAACACACACAGTGAGAAACTTGCGATTGCATATGGGCTCATTCGCACAACCCCTGGTACAACAATTCAGATAAAGAAGAACCTCCGCGTCTGTAACGACTGTCACAATGCAACCAAGTTAATATCTCTGGTGACAGGACGGGAAATAATCATGAGAGATATTCAACGATTTCACCATTTTAAGGATGGTAAATGTTCATGTGGAGACTACTGGTAG
- the LOC123088234 gene encoding bark storage protein A — protein sequence MAMELSSLPLVLLLCLLAGSSTTALPALPGMDRVRQQVDRANRRGPSIGLVMSYVAEDTALQASGYFRPWRVQPFVDLYGRRFHIGSIRGANVIYALTGQRRLNAAVTVQTLLDVFTVSGIVHYGTAGSSNDSMSFGDVSVPKLVAYTGAWTWKKFKSLKESSTELNFGQFNIPDGGENLLGSLKYRNEELYSVGKPMEEVFWLPVDSAWFKIAEGLKVNLERCNDTFCLPKTPQVVHGLKGASADMFLDNAEYRKFLFREFAVSTIDEESAAVVMTTTSPGVPVIVFRGVSDLAGGEPTWSSTSLMNLASINALKVAVEFIATIGRQMSTPSAQSSKN from the exons ATGGCCATGGAGCTCTCCAGCCTGCCGCTAGTCCTGCTGCTCTGCTTGCTGGCCGGCTCGTCGACGACGGCCCTACCGGCGCTGCCCGggatggacagggtgaggcagcaAGTCGACAGGGCGAACCGGCGTGGCCCGTCCATTGGACTCGTCATGTCGTACGTCGCCGAGGACACCGCGCTCCAGGCCTCCGGCTACTTCCGGCCCTGGCGTGTCCAGCCCTTCGTTGACCTCTACG GACGGAGGTTTCACATCGGGAGTATTCGAGGTGCGAATGTTATATACGCATTGACAGGACAACGCAGG TTGAATGCAGCTGTAACTGTACAAACTCTCCTCGATGTCTTTACTGTGTCTGGTATTGTCCATTATGGCACAGCAGGAAGCTCTAATGATTCAATGTCATTTGGCGATGTCAGTGTCCCAAAGTTAGTTGCTTATACAGGTGCTTGGACATGGAAG AAGTTCAAGTCATTAAAAGAATCATCAACAGAACTAAACTTTGGACAATTTAACATCCCGGATGGAGGAGAGAACCTGCTAGGGTCTCTGAAATACAGAAATGAGGAGCTATATTCAGTTGGTAAGCCTATGGAAGAAGTCTTTTGGTTACCTGTCGACTCAGCATGGTTCAAAATAGCAGAAGGACTTAAG GTCAACCTTGAAAGATGTAATGACACTTTTTGCTTACCAAAAACGCCACAAGTGGTTCATGGGCTAAAAGGAGCATCAGCCGACATGTTTCTAGACAATGCAGAATACCGGAAGTTCCTTTTCAGAGAATTTGCGGTGTCAACAATAGATGAAGAAAGCGCAGCAGTGGTGATG ACAACAACATCTCCTGGCGTACCTGTGATTGTGTTCCGGGGAGTATCTGATCTGGCTGGAGGGGAACCAACATGGTCATCAACAAGCCTGATGAACCTGGCATCTATTAATGCACTCAAAGTGGCAGTGGAGTTCATCGCTACAATTGGCAGGCAGATGTCAACACCATCAGCACAAAGTTCAAAAAACTGA